From Panthera uncia isolate 11264 chromosome X, Puncia_PCG_1.0, whole genome shotgun sequence, the proteins below share one genomic window:
- the TREX2 gene encoding three prime repair exonuclease 2, producing MSEVPRAETFVFLDLEATGLPSIDPEVAEISLFAVHRSSLENPDRDESGVPVLPRVLDKLTLCMSPERPFTAKASEITGLSSDSLARCRKAGFDSSVVRTLQAFLSRQEGPVCLVAHNGFDYDFPLLCTELRRLGAHLPPDTICLDTLPALRGLDRAHSHGTRAQGFKGYSLGSLFRRYFHAEPSAAHSAEGDVHTLLMVFLHRAAELLSWADEQARSWARIEPMYEPPDGPSVEA from the coding sequence ATGTCCGAGGTGCCCCGGGCTGAGACTTTCGTCTTCCTGGACCTGGAAGCCACTGGGCTCCCCAGTATAGATCCCGAGGTGGCCGAGATATCTCTGTTCGCGGTGCACCGCTCCTCCCTGGAGAACCCAGACCGAGATGAGTCTGGTGTCCCCGTGCTGCCCCGGGTCCTGGACAAACTCACGCTGTGCATGAGCCCAGAGCGTCCTTTCACCGCAAAGGCCAGCGAGATCACCGGCTTGAGCAGTGACAGCCTGGCCCGGTGCCGGAAGGCTGGCTTTGACAGCTCCGTCGTGCGGACTCTACAGGCCTTCCTGAGCCGCCAGGAGGGCCCCGTCTGCCTCGTGGCCCATAATGGATTCGATTACGACTTCCCCCTGCTGTGCACAGAGCTGCGGCGCCTGGGCGCCCACCTGCCCCCGGACACCATCTGCCTGGATACACTGCCTGCGCTTCGGGGCCTGGACCGCGCCCACAGCCATGGCACCCGGGCCCAGGGCTTTAAGGGTTACAGCCTGGGCAGCCTCTTCCGCCGCTACTTCCACGCCGAGCCGAGTGCCGCCCACTCAGCCGAGGGCGACGTACATACCCTGCTCATGGTCTTTCTGCACCGCGCCGCTGAGCTGCTCAGCTGGGCAGACGAGCAGGCCCGGAGCTGGGCCCGCATCGAGCCCATGTACGAGCCACCCGATGGTCCGAGCGTTGAAGCCTGA